One genomic window of Azospirillum sp. TSH100 includes the following:
- a CDS encoding biopolymer transporter ExbD, translating to MAGQLAGKSHGRGKRRGYRAMAEINMTPFIDVMLVLLIVFMVAAPMLTVGVPVDLPKTNAAPLEQQKDPLFVTVQTDGRVFVQETPVELTNMVPLLIAVTNNNPEARILVRGDAKIAYGKMLEVMGTMSAAGFKKVGLVAEMPNGPTASSARVGAPKPAR from the coding sequence ATGGCCGGACAACTCGCAGGCAAATCCCACGGGCGCGGCAAGCGCCGGGGCTATCGCGCGATGGCCGAGATCAACATGACGCCGTTCATCGACGTCATGCTGGTCCTGCTGATCGTCTTCATGGTCGCCGCCCCGATGCTGACCGTCGGCGTACCGGTCGACCTGCCCAAGACCAATGCCGCTCCGCTGGAGCAGCAGAAGGATCCGCTGTTCGTCACCGTGCAGACCGACGGCCGCGTCTTCGTCCAGGAGACGCCGGTCGAACTGACCAACATGGTGCCGCTGCTGATCGCGGTGACCAACAACAACCCCGAGGCCCGCATCCTGGTTCGTGGCGACGCCAAGATCGCCTACGGCAAGATGCTGGAGGTGATGGGCACCATGAGCGCCGCCGGCTTCAAGAAGGTCGGTCTGGTCGCCGAGATGCCGAACGGCCCGACCGCGTCCAGCGCGCGGGTCGGCGCCCCCAAGCCGGCGCGTTGA
- the tolB gene encoding Tol-Pal system beta propeller repeat protein TolB — protein MTTKTRLLLKLAGATGALLLSLGVAAPQEARAELRIDITRGVSEPLPIAITSFAGSGGRDAQMGADISKVISDDLERSGLFRPLDPRGFLQTPDQLRSGEPRYQDWKALGAQALVAGNTTTGGDGRMKVDFRLWDVAAGQYMQGLSYSASPQEWRRIAHIVADAIYKRLTGEDGYFDTRIVYVAESGPANARKKQLAIMDQDSANHQFLTDGQTLVLTPRFSPTSQEITYMSYFNKKPRVYLFNIDTGRQEVLGDFPGMTFAPRFSPDGNKVIMSMAQNGNTDIYTLDLRTRRQTQLTDAPGIDTAPSYSPDGQRIVFESDRGGTQQLYVMGADGSGVKRLTFGEGRYGTPVWSPRGDLIAFTRQRGSSFAVGVIRPDGSGERILTEAFHVEGPTWAPNGRVLMFFKDLPSGDGRGRNAKLYSIDITGANERRVSTPVDASDPAWSPLIP, from the coding sequence ATGACGACGAAGACGAGGCTTCTGTTGAAGCTGGCCGGGGCCACCGGCGCGCTTCTGCTCTCCCTCGGCGTTGCCGCTCCGCAGGAGGCGCGCGCCGAGTTGCGCATCGACATCACGCGGGGCGTGTCCGAGCCGCTGCCCATCGCGATCACCAGCTTCGCCGGATCGGGCGGGCGTGACGCGCAGATGGGCGCCGACATCTCCAAGGTCATCTCCGACGACCTGGAGCGGTCGGGCCTGTTCCGTCCGCTGGACCCGCGCGGCTTCCTCCAGACGCCTGACCAGCTGCGCAGCGGCGAGCCGCGCTATCAGGACTGGAAGGCGCTGGGCGCGCAGGCGCTGGTCGCCGGCAACACCACGACCGGCGGCGACGGCCGCATGAAGGTCGATTTCCGCCTGTGGGACGTTGCCGCCGGCCAGTATATGCAGGGGCTGAGCTACAGCGCCTCGCCGCAGGAATGGCGCCGCATCGCCCACATCGTGGCCGACGCCATCTACAAGCGCCTGACTGGCGAGGACGGCTATTTCGACACGCGCATCGTCTATGTCGCCGAATCCGGCCCGGCGAACGCGCGCAAGAAGCAGCTGGCCATCATGGACCAGGACAGCGCCAACCATCAGTTCCTGACCGACGGCCAAACCCTGGTCCTAACGCCGCGCTTCTCGCCGACGTCGCAGGAAATCACGTACATGTCGTACTTCAACAAGAAGCCGCGCGTGTACCTGTTCAACATCGACACCGGCCGCCAGGAGGTCCTGGGCGACTTCCCCGGCATGACCTTCGCCCCGCGCTTCTCGCCGGACGGCAACAAGGTCATCATGTCGATGGCCCAGAACGGCAACACCGACATCTACACGCTGGACCTGCGCACCCGCCGCCAGACCCAGCTGACCGACGCGCCGGGCATCGACACCGCCCCCAGCTATTCGCCGGACGGCCAGCGGATCGTCTTCGAGTCGGACCGCGGCGGCACCCAGCAGCTCTACGTCATGGGTGCCGACGGTTCGGGCGTGAAGCGTCTGACCTTCGGCGAAGGCCGCTACGGTACGCCGGTGTGGTCGCCGCGCGGCGACCTGATCGCCTTCACGCGCCAGCGTGGTAGCAGCTTTGCAGTGGGCGTAATCCGTCCGGATGGGTCGGGGGAACGAATCCTGACCGAAGCCTTCCATGTCGAAGGTCCGACCTGGGCGCCGAACGGCCGTGTTCTCATGTTCTTCAAGGACTTGCCGTCGGGTGACGGCCGTGGCCGCAACGCGAAGCTGTACAGCATCGACATCACCGGCGCCAACGAGCGTCGCGTGAGCACCCCGGTCGATGCGTCGGACCCCGCGTGGTCGCCCTTGATTCCCTAG
- the pal gene encoding peptidoglycan-associated lipoprotein Pal, whose protein sequence is MRMKFLALAAVALLAACESTPNDAANGANTGAQQSIRPGSAEDFVVNVGDRVFFGLDRFDLSPEARATLDRQAKWLQTYGSVTVTVEGHADERGTREYNLALGERRANSVKNYLAAKGIPANRVNVVSYGKERPAVVGSNEAAWSQNRRGVTVVN, encoded by the coding sequence ATGCGCATGAAGTTCCTTGCTCTCGCCGCGGTCGCTCTGCTCGCCGCTTGCGAATCCACTCCGAACGACGCCGCCAACGGCGCCAACACCGGTGCCCAGCAGTCGATCCGTCCGGGCTCGGCGGAAGATTTCGTCGTCAACGTCGGCGACCGCGTCTTCTTCGGCCTCGACCGCTTCGACCTGTCGCCGGAGGCTCGCGCCACCCTCGACCGTCAGGCCAAGTGGCTGCAGACCTACGGCTCGGTCACCGTCACCGTCGAGGGCCATGCCGACGAGCGCGGCACCCGTGAGTACAACCTGGCCCTGGGTGAGCGCCGCGCCAACTCGGTGAAGAACTACCTGGCCGCCAAGGGCATCCCAGCCAACCGCGTCAACGTCGTCTCCTACGGCAAGGAGCGTCCGGCCGTGGTTGGCTCGAACGAGGCCGCCTGGTCGCAGAACCGCCGTGGCGTGACCGTCGTCAACTGA
- the ybgF gene encoding tol-pal system protein YbgF produces the protein MTNIRPVAALLLGGMLAASPALAQSKAQIERLQSLETQVAVLGGPVEVAQLSPSVAADFEIRLQNLERTIQDLTGKYEESTYQVTQLRERLEKVNADVDFRLKELEKGGGATGGAMGGAMSDAAPSKPSKAAAADDKKADKPAQTASANPPSTAGLSPEKQYEQAFELLRNSDYDRAEKALQEFIAKNKSHAYAGNAQYWLGESYYVRNKFPEAAQAFAEVLSKYRTNPKAADSLLKLGMTLQQMNKKSDACTAFGQLLTKFPEASASVKRRADTERKRINCPA, from the coding sequence ATGACCAACATCCGTCCCGTCGCCGCCCTGCTGCTGGGTGGCATGCTCGCGGCAAGCCCCGCTCTGGCCCAGTCCAAGGCGCAGATCGAGCGGCTGCAATCGCTGGAAACCCAGGTCGCGGTGCTGGGCGGTCCGGTGGAGGTGGCGCAGCTGTCGCCTTCCGTCGCCGCCGACTTCGAGATCCGCCTGCAGAACCTCGAACGCACCATCCAGGATTTGACCGGCAAGTACGAGGAATCGACTTATCAGGTCACCCAACTGCGCGAGCGTCTGGAGAAGGTGAATGCCGACGTCGATTTCCGCCTGAAGGAACTGGAGAAGGGCGGTGGGGCGACCGGCGGTGCGATGGGCGGCGCCATGTCCGATGCCGCGCCGAGCAAGCCGTCCAAGGCTGCCGCGGCTGACGACAAGAAGGCCGACAAGCCGGCGCAGACTGCATCGGCCAACCCGCCCTCCACCGCTGGCCTGTCGCCGGAAAAGCAGTATGAGCAGGCATTCGAGCTGCTGCGCAACTCCGACTATGATCGGGCGGAGAAGGCGTTGCAGGAGTTCATCGCCAAGAACAAGTCGCATGCCTATGCCGGCAACGCGCAATATTGGCTGGGCGAGAGCTATTACGTCCGCAACAAGTTCCCGGAGGCGGCCCAGGCCTTCGCCGAGGTGCTGTCCAAGTACCGCACAAATCCCAAGGCGGCGGACAGCCTGCTGAAGCTGGGCATGACCTTGCAGCAGATGAACAAGAAGTCGGACGCCTGCACCGCCTTCGGTCAGCTGTTGACCAAGTTTCCCGAAGCCTCGGCCAGCGTGAAGCGCCGCGCCGATACGGAGCGCAAGCGCATCAATTGCCCGGCCTGA
- the tilS gene encoding tRNA lysidine(34) synthetase TilS, translating into MPGLMDGDSGDGTGEGRPVSPEEFARALAALGGFEPAPAVAVGVSGGGDSVALVLLLRHWVAERGGSLLALTVDHGLRPESAAEAAAVGQAMARLGVPHRVLRWDGAKPAGGLQAAARAARHRLLGAACSETGILHLALAHHRDDQAETVLLRLARGSGIDGLAGMPPVRADGAVRVIRPLLNFSHVRLLATCRAEGVDWIEDPSNHNPRFARARLRAACDLLGREGLDGARLGEVARRAGRARAALEQATAALLAETAAIHPEGWITLAPESLLAAPAEIALRALGRALAAVGGPVHPVRDEALERLLGGLADGQGGTLGGCVVRMRRGTVMIAREPAAVTERPTVPPGGAVLWDGRFDLRVSSRWKLPVTVAALGAAGWREWAGRQAPETLPNLPVPVRETLPSLWSGADLLGVPMVGMCYGFGADGQEPVDRAKFRPLSSLGRPAFTVVSDRGGII; encoded by the coding sequence TTGCCCGGCCTGATGGATGGCGACTCCGGCGACGGCACTGGCGAAGGTCGGCCGGTCTCGCCGGAGGAGTTTGCCCGTGCCCTGGCGGCGCTGGGCGGATTCGAACCGGCTCCGGCCGTCGCTGTCGGCGTTTCCGGGGGCGGCGACAGCGTGGCGCTTGTCCTGCTGCTGCGGCATTGGGTCGCGGAGCGGGGCGGAAGCCTGCTGGCGCTGACCGTCGATCATGGACTGCGGCCCGAGTCCGCGGCTGAAGCAGCGGCGGTCGGACAGGCGATGGCCCGGCTCGGCGTTCCGCATCGAGTGCTGCGCTGGGACGGCGCGAAGCCGGCTGGGGGGCTTCAGGCGGCAGCGCGGGCGGCGCGGCACCGGCTGCTGGGCGCGGCCTGTTCCGAGACCGGTATCCTGCATCTCGCGCTTGCCCACCATCGCGACGATCAGGCGGAAACGGTTCTGCTGCGCTTGGCGCGTGGTTCCGGCATCGACGGTCTGGCCGGGATGCCGCCCGTTCGCGCCGATGGTGCGGTGCGGGTGATTCGACCCCTGCTGAATTTTTCCCACGTCCGGTTGCTGGCGACCTGTCGCGCCGAGGGCGTCGACTGGATCGAGGATCCTTCCAATCACAATCCCCGCTTCGCCCGCGCCCGGCTGCGGGCCGCCTGCGATCTGCTGGGCCGGGAGGGGTTGGATGGCGCGCGGTTGGGCGAGGTTGCCCGGCGGGCCGGACGGGCCCGTGCCGCGCTGGAGCAGGCGACGGCCGCGCTGCTGGCGGAGACTGCGGCCATCCATCCGGAAGGCTGGATCACGCTGGCACCCGAATCCCTGCTGGCGGCACCGGCGGAAATCGCGCTGCGGGCGCTGGGGCGGGCGCTGGCTGCGGTCGGTGGGCCGGTGCATCCGGTGCGCGATGAGGCGCTGGAGCGGCTGCTTGGCGGGCTGGCGGACGGTCAGGGCGGCACGCTGGGCGGCTGCGTGGTGCGGATGCGGCGTGGCACCGTGATGATCGCGCGCGAACCGGCGGCGGTGACCGAACGTCCGACGGTCCCGCCGGGTGGGGCGGTTCTGTGGGATGGCCGATTCGATCTTCGGGTGTCGTCGCGGTGGAAACTGCCCGTCACGGTCGCGGCGCTGGGAGCCGCCGGCTGGCGCGAATGGGCAGGGCGGCAGGCGCCGGAGACGCTGCCCAACCTGCCGGTTCCGGTGCGGGAAACCCTGCCAAGCCTTTGGTCGGGCGCAGATTTGCTTGGTGTGCCGATGGTTGGTATGTGCTACGGGTTTGGCGCGGATGGACAGGAGCCGGTGGATCGCGCGAAGTTTCGTCCGCTTTCGTCCTTGGGAAGACCAGCTTTTACGGTTGTTTCGGACCGGGGCGGCATTATTTAA
- the ftsH gene encoding ATP-dependent zinc metalloprotease FtsH has protein sequence MNNFGKNLALWIIIGLLLVALFNLFQSSSTRSPQTTVPFSELLAEVDRGQVADVTIKGNQVSGHFSDGRSFSTYVPPEAGLVERLTNKNVRINAVPDDSNVPSLFSVLLSWFPMLLLIGVWIFFMRQMQSGGGKAMGFGKSRARLLTEKVGRVTFDDVAGIDEAKQELTEIVEFLKDPQKFQRLGGKIPKGCLLVGPPGTGKTLTARAVAGEANVPFFTISGSDFVEMFVGVGASRVRDMFEQGKKNAPCIIFIDEIDAVGRHRGAGLGGGNDEREQTLNQLLVEMDGFEANEGVILIAATNRPDVLDPALLRPGRFDRQVVVPNPDVLGREKILKVHMRKVPLSPDVDAKVIARGTPGFSGADLANLVNEAALLAARIGKRVVGMAEFEAAKDKVMMGAERRSMVMTEDEKKLTAYHEAGHAICAIHCVDSDPVHKATIIPRGRALGMVMRLPEGDRISLSQAKLLADLTVAMGGRIAEELIFGKERVTTGASGDIKMATEMSRRMVTEWGMSDKLGPLLYGEPTQEVFLGHSVTQHKNMSDRTAQLVDEEIRRIVDESYDRARTILTENIDQLHTLAKGLLEYETLSGDEINRLLRGEPILRDDDRETMAVPPRPTTGTGRRSSVPPSTGQESGGIGPEPQGT, from the coding sequence GTGAACAATTTCGGCAAGAACCTCGCGCTCTGGATCATCATAGGGCTGCTGCTCGTGGCCCTGTTCAACCTGTTCCAGAGTTCCTCCACCCGCAGCCCGCAAACGACCGTTCCGTTCAGCGAGCTTCTCGCCGAAGTGGACCGGGGCCAGGTCGCCGACGTGACGATCAAGGGCAACCAGGTTTCGGGCCATTTCTCCGACGGCCGCTCCTTCAGCACCTATGTCCCGCCCGAAGCGGGTCTGGTGGAGCGCCTGACCAACAAGAACGTCCGGATCAACGCGGTTCCCGACGATAGCAACGTGCCGTCGCTCTTCTCGGTGCTGCTGTCCTGGTTCCCGATGCTTCTGCTGATCGGCGTCTGGATCTTCTTCATGCGCCAGATGCAGTCCGGCGGCGGCAAGGCGATGGGCTTCGGCAAGTCGCGGGCCCGCCTGCTGACCGAGAAGGTCGGCCGCGTCACCTTCGACGACGTCGCCGGCATCGACGAGGCCAAGCAGGAGCTGACGGAGATCGTCGAGTTCCTGAAGGACCCGCAGAAGTTCCAGCGGCTGGGCGGCAAGATTCCGAAGGGCTGCCTGCTGGTCGGTCCTCCAGGCACCGGCAAGACGCTGACCGCCCGCGCGGTGGCCGGCGAAGCCAATGTGCCGTTCTTCACGATCTCCGGTTCCGACTTCGTCGAAATGTTCGTCGGTGTGGGTGCGTCCCGCGTCCGCGACATGTTCGAACAGGGCAAGAAGAACGCCCCCTGCATCATCTTCATCGACGAAATCGACGCGGTCGGCCGCCATCGCGGCGCCGGCCTGGGCGGTGGCAACGACGAGCGTGAGCAGACGCTCAACCAGCTGCTGGTCGAGATGGATGGCTTCGAGGCGAACGAGGGTGTGATCCTGATCGCCGCCACCAACCGTCCGGACGTTCTCGACCCGGCGCTGCTGCGTCCGGGCCGCTTCGACCGTCAGGTCGTGGTGCCGAACCCCGACGTGCTGGGCCGCGAGAAGATCCTCAAGGTCCACATGCGGAAGGTTCCGCTGTCGCCGGACGTCGACGCCAAGGTCATCGCCCGCGGCACCCCCGGCTTCTCCGGCGCCGATCTGGCGAACCTCGTCAACGAGGCCGCTCTGCTGGCCGCCCGCATCGGCAAGCGCGTCGTCGGCATGGCCGAGTTCGAGGCCGCCAAGGACAAGGTCATGATGGGTGCGGAACGCCGCTCCATGGTCATGACCGAGGACGAGAAGAAGCTGACCGCCTACCACGAGGCCGGCCACGCCATCTGCGCCATCCACTGCGTCGACAGCGATCCGGTCCACAAGGCAACCATCATCCCGCGCGGCCGTGCGCTTGGCATGGTGATGCGCCTGCCGGAAGGCGACCGCATCAGCCTGTCGCAGGCCAAGCTGCTGGCTGACCTGACCGTCGCCATGGGTGGCCGCATCGCCGAGGAACTGATCTTCGGCAAGGAGCGGGTGACCACCGGCGCTTCGGGTGACATCAAGATGGCGACCGAGATGTCGCGCCGCATGGTGACGGAGTGGGGCATGAGCGACAAGCTCGGCCCGCTGCTGTACGGCGAGCCGACGCAGGAGGTGTTCCTGGGCCATTCGGTGACCCAGCACAAGAACATGTCCGACCGCACCGCCCAGCTGGTCGATGAGGAAATCCGCCGCATCGTGGACGAGAGCTACGACCGCGCCCGGACGATCCTGACCGAGAACATCGACCAGCTGCACACCCTGGCCAAGGGCCTGCTGGAGTACGAGACGCTGAGCGGTGACGAGATCAACCGTCTGCTGCGCGGCGAGCCGATCCTGCGCGACGACGATCGCGAGACGATGGCCGTCCCGCCGCGCCCGACCACGGGCACCGGCCGCCGGTCCTCCGTTCCGCCCAGCACCGGGCAGGAAAGTGGTGGCATCGGTCCGGAACCGCAGGGCACCTGA
- the fabI gene encoding enoyl-ACP reductase FabI has product MSNPMPLMAGKRGLIMGVANDRSIAWGIASTLAQHGAELAFTYQGDALLKRVKPLAEQVDAKLVLPCDVTDETSIDATFAAIEQEWGGLDFVVHAIAFSDKNELDGLYLDTTRANFLRTMDISCYSFTAVAQRAVPLMKDGGSLLTLSYYGAERVMPHYNVMGVAKAALEASVRYLAVDLGGRNIRVNAISAGPIKTLAASGIGDFRYILKWNELNAPLKRNVTIQEVGGAGLFLMSDLGSGVTGEVMHVDSGYHTVGMVAVDEAAEVASLLGSLGGTPKAG; this is encoded by the coding sequence ATGTCCAATCCGATGCCGCTCATGGCCGGCAAGCGTGGCCTGATCATGGGCGTGGCCAACGATCGTTCGATCGCCTGGGGGATCGCCTCCACCCTGGCCCAGCACGGGGCGGAGCTTGCCTTCACCTACCAGGGCGATGCGCTGCTGAAGCGGGTGAAGCCGCTGGCCGAGCAGGTCGACGCCAAGCTGGTCCTGCCCTGCGACGTCACGGATGAGACCAGCATCGACGCGACCTTCGCCGCCATCGAACAGGAATGGGGCGGGCTGGACTTCGTGGTTCATGCCATCGCCTTTTCCGACAAGAACGAACTGGACGGGCTGTATCTGGACACGACGCGGGCCAACTTCCTGCGCACCATGGACATCTCCTGCTACTCCTTCACCGCGGTGGCGCAACGCGCCGTGCCGCTGATGAAGGACGGCGGCAGCCTGCTCACTCTATCCTACTACGGCGCCGAGCGCGTCATGCCCCATTACAATGTGATGGGCGTCGCCAAGGCCGCGCTGGAGGCCAGCGTCCGCTACCTCGCCGTCGATCTGGGTGGCCGCAACATCCGTGTCAACGCCATCTCCGCGGGCCCGATCAAGACTCTGGCCGCGAGCGGCATCGGTGACTTCCGCTATATCCTGAAGTGGAACGAGCTGAATGCCCCGCTGAAGCGCAATGTCACCATCCAGGAGGTCGGCGGCGCCGGCCTGTTCCTGATGTCGGATCTGGGCAGCGGCGTCACCGGCGAGGTGATGCATGTCGACAGCGGTTATCACACCGTCGGCATGGTCGCGGTGGACGAGGCGGCGGAAGTCGCCAGCCTGCTCGGCTCGCTGGGCGGCACGCCGAAGGCCGGCTGA
- a CDS encoding YihY family inner membrane protein, whose translation MSRPEDNTRHGEEERSRILTSLRELGGFFGHSMLRFYNDNCFQTAAALTYTSLLAIVPMMTIGFAIFSAFPAFSALQLRIQTALVKNLVPEIGDAILEYLGRFMANAGQMPIFGVIGLAVSAVLLIWTIEGSFATVWRVREPRSYVTRILSFWAVVSLTPLFAGASLSLSSTLWTALEVAHLEGVVHPLAGIGMLLPFALQLVGCSLLYLVIPNRDVFWLDALCGGAIGSILLEGSKAIFGWYMREYPAYQTIYGALSVVPIFLFWLYIAWSTVLFGAVVTASLPEWRAGKVTRGGMEGLLPAQRLALALAVLHELMEASRLGVGMRRRTLVGRVPVGTLLIDGILEQLRDAHWVAHTTRDAWVVTRDMGEATLLDLMKALGIGMRGSVHGLGGLDLPWQERTARLLDAAEARQSDLLNVPLKTLLNDDFPPEGQPAGQGTGQGAVSLRAVKS comes from the coding sequence ATGTCTCGCCCTGAGGACAATACCCGCCACGGGGAGGAGGAGCGCAGTCGCATCCTGACCAGCCTGCGGGAGCTTGGCGGCTTCTTCGGTCACTCGATGCTGCGCTTCTACAACGACAACTGCTTCCAGACCGCGGCGGCGCTGACCTACACCTCGCTGTTGGCCATCGTGCCGATGATGACCATCGGCTTCGCCATCTTCTCGGCCTTCCCGGCCTTCAGCGCCCTGCAGCTGCGGATCCAGACGGCGCTGGTCAAGAATCTGGTGCCGGAGATCGGCGACGCGATCCTGGAATATCTCGGCCGCTTCATGGCGAATGCCGGGCAGATGCCGATCTTCGGCGTGATCGGGCTGGCGGTGTCGGCGGTGCTGCTGATCTGGACGATCGAAGGTTCCTTCGCCACCGTCTGGCGCGTGCGCGAGCCGCGATCCTACGTGACGCGCATCCTGTCCTTCTGGGCGGTGGTATCGCTGACACCGCTGTTCGCCGGCGCCAGCCTGTCCCTGTCCAGCACGCTGTGGACGGCGCTCGAGGTGGCGCATCTGGAGGGCGTTGTCCACCCGCTGGCGGGAATTGGCATGCTGCTGCCCTTCGCCCTGCAATTGGTCGGCTGTTCGCTGCTGTATCTGGTGATCCCGAATCGGGACGTGTTCTGGCTGGACGCGCTGTGCGGCGGAGCGATCGGGTCGATCCTGCTGGAAGGGTCGAAGGCGATCTTCGGCTGGTACATGCGCGAATATCCGGCCTACCAGACCATCTACGGCGCCCTTTCGGTGGTGCCGATCTTCCTGTTCTGGCTCTATATCGCGTGGTCGACGGTGCTGTTCGGCGCGGTGGTCACCGCGTCGCTGCCGGAATGGCGGGCGGGCAAGGTCACCCGCGGCGGCATGGAGGGGCTGCTGCCGGCCCAGCGGCTGGCGCTCGCCCTGGCGGTCCTGCATGAGCTGATGGAGGCGAGCCGGCTGGGCGTTGGCATGCGCCGCCGGACGCTGGTCGGCCGGGTGCCGGTGGGCACGCTGCTGATCGACGGCATCCTGGAACAGCTGCGCGATGCCCACTGGGTCGCCCACACCACCCGTGACGCCTGGGTGGTTACCCGCGACATGGGCGAGGCGACTCTGCTGGACCTGATGAAGGCGCTGGGCATCGGCATGCGCGGCTCCGTCCATGGTCTTGGCGGACTGGATCTGCCCTGGCAGGAACGCACCGCCCGCCTGCTGGACGCCGCCGAGGCGCGGCAGAGCGACCTGCTCAACGTGCCGCTGAAGACCCTGCTGAACGACGATTTTCCGCCAGAAGGGCAACCGGCGGGACAGGGGACAGGGCAGGGCGCGGTGTCGTTGCGGGCCGTGAAGTCGTAA
- a CDS encoding bifunctional 2-polyprenyl-6-hydroxyphenol methylase/3-demethylubiquinol 3-O-methyltransferase UbiG — protein sequence MAIIPSSDLDEWVRLVDNKYGGVMGTPDFLQEFGDFRISLKAEIDESLCPFSEEYFKQQLAVYEEVSGRPLNQSDGELHPVNIQALLHAPNPLGIFNVSHASEMVRALTALMSVSGLGVAPNILDMGAGHGLSSEVFSFCGAQVHAVDIDPALSELSRLRSQRFGNSINRSTMNFDDAASLPRKTYDAAYFFQSFHHCLRPWELIGALSETIVDGGIIGFTGEPTQTAWWRHWGIRLDYESVYVARKYGWFESGWSHRFIRDCFERNSMELLFFSGGHGGGELAVASADRNRLAAIRERAQALGHVEVRKAGSESKPVERYHSQIGQTSELCGRPAIRTCVPQSDGGYLCFGPYMTLDPGRYSVSLLLERSDGQEQAAPDSCALFDVVCNHGNDIILAEQSYSTGRDALLLVEKHFTLDHECRNVEARVKIRGSDTWTCTLPHFRKL from the coding sequence GTGGCTATCATTCCGAGCAGCGACCTGGATGAATGGGTTCGTTTGGTTGATAACAAATATGGCGGCGTTATGGGGACCCCGGATTTCCTTCAGGAGTTCGGGGATTTCCGGATTTCTCTGAAAGCGGAGATCGATGAAAGCCTCTGTCCGTTTTCGGAGGAGTACTTCAAACAACAGCTCGCAGTTTACGAGGAAGTTTCAGGCCGGCCGCTGAACCAGTCGGACGGAGAGCTTCATCCGGTCAATATACAAGCGCTGCTCCATGCGCCGAATCCCCTGGGGATTTTCAATGTCTCGCATGCGTCCGAAATGGTTCGCGCCCTGACCGCGTTGATGTCGGTTTCCGGACTGGGAGTTGCTCCGAACATCCTCGACATGGGGGCGGGCCATGGGCTCAGCTCCGAAGTGTTTTCTTTCTGCGGCGCACAGGTGCACGCGGTCGACATCGATCCGGCCCTTTCGGAACTCAGCAGGCTGAGAAGCCAGAGATTTGGAAATTCCATCAACAGAAGCACGATGAATTTCGACGACGCCGCAAGCCTGCCCAGGAAGACCTATGATGCGGCGTATTTCTTCCAATCCTTTCACCACTGCCTGAGGCCATGGGAATTGATCGGTGCCCTGTCCGAGACGATCGTTGACGGCGGGATCATCGGCTTCACGGGAGAGCCGACCCAGACCGCCTGGTGGCGGCACTGGGGAATCAGGCTGGATTATGAATCCGTTTATGTCGCACGGAAGTATGGCTGGTTCGAATCCGGATGGTCCCACAGGTTCATCCGGGATTGCTTCGAGCGGAACTCGATGGAACTCCTGTTCTTCAGCGGCGGGCATGGCGGCGGGGAACTTGCCGTCGCGTCCGCCGATCGGAACCGGCTGGCAGCCATCCGCGAGCGCGCCCAAGCGCTCGGCCATGTCGAAGTCAGGAAAGCCGGCAGCGAGTCGAAGCCCGTCGAACGCTACCACAGCCAGATCGGCCAGACGTCCGAGCTGTGCGGACGCCCGGCGATACGCACCTGCGTTCCGCAAAGCGACGGCGGTTACCTGTGCTTCGGCCCTTATATGACCCTGGATCCCGGGCGCTACAGCGTGTCGCTGCTGCTGGAGCGCTCGGACGGTCAGGAGCAGGCCGCACCCGACTCGTGCGCCCTGTTCGACGTCGTGTGCAACCATGGCAACGACATCATCCTTGCGGAGCAGTCCTATTCCACCGGACGGGATGCCCTCCTTCTGGTGGAGAAGCACTTCACGCTCGACCATGAATGCCGGAACGTCGAAGCCCGCGTGAAGATCAGGGGCTCCGACACATGGACCTGCACATTGCCTCATTTCCGCAAACTCTGA